One window of Chionomys nivalis chromosome 18, mChiNiv1.1, whole genome shotgun sequence genomic DNA carries:
- the LOC130889903 gene encoding late cornified envelope protein 1C-like: protein MSCQQSQQQCQPPPKCTPKCPPKCQTPKCPPKCPPKCPPKCLPVSSCCSLGSGGCCGSSSGGCCGSSSGGCCSSGGGGCCLSHHRPRRSLRRHRQSSGCCSSGGSSGCCGSSGGGSGCCGSSGGGSCGSSQQSGGCC, encoded by the coding sequence ATGTCCTGCCAGCAGAGCCAGCAGCAATGCCAGCCCCCTCCCAAGTGCACCCCCAAGTGCCCTCCCAAGTGCCAGACACCAAAGTGTCCCCCAAAATGTCCTCCTAAGTGTCCCCCTAAGTGCCTTCCTGTGTCTTCCTGCTGTAGTCTGGGTTCTGGGGGCTGCTGTGGTTCCAGTTCCGGGGGCTGCTGTGGTTCAAGCTCCGGAGGCTGTTGCAGCTCTGGCGGTGGTGGTTGCTGCCTGAGCCACCACAGGCCCCGCAGATCTCTCCGTCGCCACCGTCAGAGCTCTGGATGCTGTAGCAGTGGTGGTAGCAGTGGCTGCTGTGGCAGCAGCGGTGGCGGCAGTGGCTGCTGTGGCAGCAGTGGTGGCGGCAGCTGTGGCAGTAGCCAGCAGTCTGGTGGTTGTTGCTAA